One window of Scheffersomyces stipitis CBS 6054 chromosome 1, whole genome shotgun sequence genomic DNA carries:
- the OPT6 gene encoding oligopeptide transporter protein (Sexual differentiation process protein ISP4), whose translation MAGPEPEYIELSNYSSVPVAESSASESKGTSESKGDGYSRWNFSTLQTQLVLLRLAIISDEEFGTMLTLDDVRLTRDSVYMMDRIAEMPIPEAISIIRNALVDHNGDVNFLHEDYRLLERLVAVIPSDYEEGNENKQTGEFDEMQKDSSTFPENFKNKVYLSVIDWDVQIRLEAALIHYHSPYPEIRAITDPCDDPSIPVETLRVYVIGLFWTLIGSIINNFFVHRMPSIYLSSHTVQILLMPTGKLWEKYVPHKRIRFMGHFIELNPGPWTYKEMMLSTIIFSCSAGTPYSVYNIFVLKLERFYGLKWVSWLYQVLLAFSTQFLGFGFALLMKKVCVYPNKALWPTILPTIALNRALMKEESMDNVVHGWRISQFSFFFVVMSMSFVYNWIPSYFFTALSQFNWPTWFSPNSIHLVNVTGSTAGLGLNPLPTFDWNILDSGGCLTIPFYTYANRYIGSILAFFIIIIVYYTNNKWTGYIPINSNRLFNNKGELYKIHDILNDDNVFDDAKYRQVGPPYFSAANLVLYGAYFCLYPFAILYHFATEWDSMKSSFVNVWISMRDSFKPEKNTNIYGRYADDPHCKMMSKYKDVPDWWFMVILITSTVFALLSVIFYPTETPVWGIFFTILINLIFLIPLTSIASVTGFSFGLNVLVELIVGYAIPNSGLALITLKSFGYNIDSQASNYITDQKLAHYSKVPPRAIFRGQLASTFLSVIVALLIANWQMDNVADICDRHQKDKLSCPGANTYFYSSIQYGAIGPAKVFSGVYPVLKWCFLLGALLVLPCVWFKNNGPKKLTRYFQPTVIIGGFLDYAPYNISYFTGGLYVSYVFMYHIKKNYLLWWEKYNYILTSALSAGVAFSALVIFFTVQFHPHPLEWWGNSVGEMGIDGGHGRQQWLDVQSAPEGYFGLRKGHFP comes from the coding sequence ATGGCAGGTCCAGAACCCGAGTATATAGAGCTTTCAAACTACTCGTCAGTTCCAGTGGCCGAGTCTCTGGCTCTGGAAAGTAAAGGCACTCTGGAAAGTAAAGGCGATGGTTACTCCAGATGGAACTTCTCCACGCTTCAGACGCAATTGGTTTTGCTCAGATTGGCCATTATCAGTGACGAGGAGTTTGGAACAATGCTTACTTTGGACGATGTGCGACTCACCCGAGATTCCGTATACATGATGGACAGAATTGCCGAGATGCCAATTCCAGAAGCAATCTCAATTATACGAAATGCACTTGTAGATCATAATGGAGATGTCAATTTCCTACATGAAGATTACCGACTCTTGGAGCGGTTAGTAGCTGTGATACCATCAGATtatgaagaaggaaatgaaaataaaCAGACTGGAGAGTTCGATGAAATGCAAAAAGATTCATCAACGTTTCCcgaaaatttcaaaaacaaaGTATATCTTCTGGTGATCGATTGGGATGTACAGATCCGATTAGAAGCAGCACTCATTCATTACCATTCACCGTATCCTGAGATCAGGGCGATTACAGACCCCTGCGATGATCCTAGTATCCCTGTGGAGACATTGCGTGTCTATGTGATAGGATTATTCTGGACTTTAATAGGTTCTATTAttaacaacttctttgtcCATAGAATGCCTAGTATCTACTTGAGCTCCCACACTGTACAGATCCTCTTGATGCCTACTGGAAAACTCTGGGAAAAGTACGTACCACATAAAAGGATCCGATTTATGGGCCATTTCATAGAGTTGAACCCGGGGCCATGGACATACAAAGAGATGATGTTGAGTACAATTATCTTTCTGTGTTCAGCAGGTACACCCTACCTGGTCTACAACATATTcgtgttgaagttggagagATTCTATGGCTTAAAGTGGGTTAGCTGGTTATACCAAGTGTTGTTGGCATTCTCGACGCAATTTCTCGGCTTTGGGTTTGCAttattgatgaagaaagtcTGCGTGTATCCCAATAAGGCATTGTGGCCAACTATTCTTCCCACTATTGCCTTGAATAGAGCATTGATGAAGGAAGAAAGCATGGATAACGTTGTCCACGGGTGGAGAATTTCCCAGTTCtcgttcttctttgttgtCATGAGCATGAGCTTTGTGTACAACTGGATTCCTTCGTACTTCTTCACTGCGTTGTCTCAATTcaattggccaacttgGTTCAGTCCTAATCTGATTCATTTGGTCAACGTTACCGGCTCTACGGCCGGATTAGGGTTGAATCCATTACCGACATTTGACTGGAATATTCTCGATTCTGGAGGATGTCTCACAATTCCATTCTACACCTATGCTAACAGATACATAGGCTCGATACTTGcatttttcatcatcataaTTGTGTACTATACTAACAACAAATGGACGGGTTACATTCCTATAAATTCCAATAGGCTATTTAATAACAAGGGCGAGTTGTACAAAATTCATGATATCTTGAACGACGACAATGTCTTCGACGATGCCAAATATAGACAGGTTGGACCGCCATATTTCTCCGCTGCTAATTTGGTTTTATACGGTGCTTACTTCTGCTTGTATCCGTTTGCTATTTTGTACCATTTTGCTACTGAATGGGATTCGATGAAGTCTAGTTTCGTCAATGTCTGGATATCGATGAGGGATTCATTCAAGCCAGAAAAAAACACTAACATCTACGGTAGATACGCCGACGACCCCCATTGCAAGATGATGTCGAAATATAAGGATGTTCCTGACTGGTGGTTCATGGTAATCTTGATTACCAGTACTGTTTTTGCATTGCTCAGCGTGATCTTCTACCCTACCGAAACGCCTGTGTGGGGAAtctttttcactattttgATCAacctcatcttcttgattccCTTGACATCTATTGCATCTGTCACGGGGTTCTCGTTTGGCTTAAATGTACTTGTGGAGCTCATTGTTGGTTATGCTATACCTAACTCGGGCCTTGCTTTAATTACATTGAAGAGCTTTGGTTACAACATAGATAGTCAGGCCAGTAACTATATCACAGACCAGAAGTTGGCTCATTACTCTAAGGTGCCACCTCGTGCGATATTCAGAGGTCAGTTAGCATCTACCTTCTTGAGTGTGATTGTGGCATTGTTGATAGCCAACTGGCAGATGGACAATGTGGCTGATATCTGCGACCGTCACCAGAAAGACAAGCTCAGTTGTCCCGGTGCTAATACGTACTTCTACTCTAGTATCCAGTACGGAGCAATCGGCCCGGCCAAAGTTTTCAGCGGTGTGTACCCAGTATTGAAGTGGTGTTTTCTTCTAGGTGCATTACTTGTGCTCCCATGTGTATGGTTCAAAAACAACGGCCCCAAGAAGCTCACAAGATACTTCCAGCCTACGGTGATTATTGGTGGTTTTCTCGACTACGCCCCGTACAACATACTGTACTTTACCGGTGGCTTGTATGTGTCATACGTGTTTATGTACcatatcaagaagaactacCTCTTGTGGTGGGAGAAATACAACTATATTCTTACTAGTGCCTTGTCGGCTGGTGTCGCCTTTAGTGCGCTCGTGATCTTTTTTACTGTACAATTCCACCCTCATCCACTCGAATGGTGGGGCAACCTGGTCGGCGAGATGGGCATAGACGGCGGCCATGGTCGGCAACAATGGCTCGACGTACAGCTGGCACCTGAAGGATACTTTGGGTTGCGAAAAGGTCATTTTCCCTAG
- the SRP40.4 gene encoding Hypothetical suppressor of mutant AC40 subunit of RNA polymerase I and III (high serine) (Similar to suppressor of mutant AC40 subunit of RNA polymerase I and III (high serine)): MSSSQNSSPEFEQSPFEESVNRQAINNTALDEEKAISSEPQPTNEMSLSQAKDEADNNSSISSSSSDNDDAASGYERESNECTEFCIECCNCFGLFSGCCPNDSEGCITTVATFFGNILFACCKC; encoded by the coding sequence ATGTCGTCCTCACAAAATTCCAGTCCAGAATTCGAACAGTCGCCTTTTGAAGAGTCTGTCAACAGACAGGCTATCAACAATACTGCATTAGATGAAGAGAAGGCCATCTCGTCCGAACCTCAACCCACCAATGAGATGTCGTTGAGCCAAGCAAAAGATGAAGCTGATAACAACTCGTCGATctcctcatcttcttccGACAACGACGACGCTGCCTCTGGTTACGAAAGAGAGTCTAACGAATGTACCGAGTTCTGTATCGAATGCTGTAACTGCTTTGGTTTGTTTTCTGGCTGTTGTCCTAACGATTCTGAAGGATGCATCACCACTGTAGCCACATTTTTTGGTAACATTCTTTTTGCGTGTTGCAAGTGCTAA
- the RS6 gene encoding 40S ribosomal protein S6, translating to MKLNISYPANGTQKCIEIDDEHKLRVFYEKRMGQEVEGDSVGDEFKGYIFRITGGNDKQGFPMKQGVMHPTRVKLLLAKGHSCYRPRRTGERKRKSVRGCIVGQDLAVLALSIVKQGDSDIEGLTDSTTPKRLGPKRANHIRKFFGLTKEDDVRQFVVRREVTKGDKSYTKAPKIQRLVTPQTLQRKRALKAQKVKNAQLQRDAAAEYAQLLAKRLHERKEEKLEIRKKRASSLKN from the exons atgaag TTAAACATTTCTTATCCAGCCAACGGTACCCAAAAGTGTATCGAAATCGACGATGAACACAAGTTGAGAGTTTTCTACGAAAAGAGAATGGGTCAAGAAGTCGAAGGTGACTCTGTCGGTGACGAATTCAAGGGTtacatcttcagaatcacTGGTGGTAACGACAAGCAAGGTTTTCCTATGAAGCAAGGTGTCATGCACCCAACCAGagtcaagttgttgttggctaAGGGTCACTCTTGTTACagaccaagaagaaccggtgaaagaaagagaaagtcCGTCAGAGGCTGTATCGTTGGTCAAGACTTGGCTGTCTTGGCTTTGTCCATTGTCAAGCAAGGTGACTCCGACATCGAAGGTTTGACCGACTCCACCACCCCAAAGAGATTGGGTCCAAAGAGAGCCAACCACATCAGAAAGTTCTTCGGTTTGACCAAGGAAGACGACGTCAGACAATTCGTTGTCAGACGTGAAGTTACCAAGGGTGACAAGTCCTACACCAAGGCTCCAAAGATTCAACGTTTAGTTACCCCACAAACCTtgcaaagaaagagagctCTTAAGGCTCAAAAGGTCAAGAACGCTCAATTGCAAAGAgatgctgctgctgaatACGCTCAATTGTTGGCCAAGAGATTGCACGAACGTAAGGAAGAAAAGCTcgaaatcagaaagaagagagcTTCCTCTTTGAAGAACTAA
- the NAT4 gene encoding Histone-specific N-acetyltransferase NAT4, with protein MILDEDDVKLMVHVSSEVCARAQSVAVREWTSESATVRVSAGHSIQPELLSEFVDLVDTNLGKLYVKHSGNNWKENKRKEMSDEGLVYLWILDRANGTLMGFMSFKLCDEGEDATVLYLYEIHIVPQYKSLKYGGQLMDVLHSIAKDLTVQAGPWYFESCLATCLTVFTDNTMALQWYLKLGYQLHPGSPQDRKLRGKTIKPDYYILFRPCM; from the coding sequence ATGATTcttgacgaagacgacgtcAAGCTAATGGTCCATGTACTGAGCGAAGTCTGTGCCAGAGCCCAGCTGGTAGCAGTACGCGAATGGACTTCAGAGTCTGCCACTGTACGTGTGCTGGCAGGCCATCTGATCCAGCCGGAGTTGTTGCTggaatttgttgatttggTGGATACCAACTTGGGCAAGCTCTATGTGAAACACTCTGGCAATAACTGGAAAGAAAACAAGCGAAAAGAAATGAGCGACGAAGGCTTGGTCTATCTCTGGATTCTTGACAGAGCCAATGGCACTTTGATGGGGTTCATGAGCTTCAAGCTCTGCGACGAAGGGGAAGATGCTACAGTGCTCTACTTGTACGAGATCCACATAGTACCACAGTACAAATCGCTCAAATATGGGGGACAGCTTATGGACGTGCTCCATTCCATAGCCAAAGACTTGACTGTTCAGGCTGGGCCATGGTACTTCGAATCCTGTTTGGCTACATGTTTAACAGTCTTCACCGATAACACAATGGCTCTACAATGGTACTTGAAGCTAGGCTACCAGCTCCATCCGGGTTCTCCGCAAGATCGAAAGCTACGGGGAAAGACAATCAAGCCCGATTACTATATTCTCTTTCGGCCGTGTATGTAG
- the RLM1 gene encoding transcription factor of the MADS box family (Transcription factor RLM1 serum response factor-like protein that may function downstream of MPK1 (SLT2) MAP-kinase pathway): MGRRKIEIQPLTDDRNRTVTFVKRKAGLFKKAHELAVLCQVDLAVIIVGSNNKIYEFSSVDTGELIKSYQHTCKTKQPQESKSPENYGNYRKKKFLNESLSRKSGASVLEEVDHDMDENEVDSEYDSDSPEPKRHKRSYSDYSKNTNSKVFNSNRPPPPPPPHHISLSNMPTFNNPTTFRMKEDDINTPGSTASNATDKVSHKRDDSTSSNQRPVLRVQIPTDAKSNSSNNKSSINDSARTITAIDTNMQNTSNNLNINNNHINQNHNQNHTNNSNLPNINTPKYSSFASFRSPDSRKPTLPLPIQSKSQTSSPASATAPPLPIVNNGANMAINSNVANPNAMYYSSIPQGSPSNPYPNGILPTPILNQVFNQQYGQQLANGNDPHSGNAKFRPPIFTNLPNNVGEQTPISGLPSRYVNDMFPSPSNFYAPQDWPSGNTGMTPIHANIPQYFMNMLPSAGPSSAFPGNPGTKLPANVQQQQTSPAPATVPPKDGPLSPTIFMGTNAKIKLEEKKDSK, encoded by the exons ATGGGCAGAAGAAAAATAGAGATCCAGCCCTTGACGGAtgacagaaacagaacagTAACGTTTGTCAAACGTAAGGCTGGGcttttcaagaaagcaCACGAGTTGGCCGTGCTTTGTCAGGTAGATCTTGCGGTGATCATAGTTGgttccaacaacaagatctacGAATTTTCGTCTGTGGACACCGGcgaattgatcaaatcgTACCAGCATACATGTAAAACCAAGCAGCCGCAGGAGCTGAAACTGCCGGAGAACTACGGAAACTAcaggaagaaaaagttTCTAAATGAGTCTTTGTCGAGAAAGTCTGGAGCGTCCGTGCTAGAAGAGGTTGATCATGATATGGATGAAAACGAGGTCGATTCTGAATACGATAGCGATTCACCAGAGCCTAAGAGACACAAAAGATCGTACAGCGATTACTCTAAGAATACTAATTCAAAGGTgttcaacagcaacaggcCGcctccaccacctccacctCACCATATCTCTCTTTCAAACATGCCTACTTTCAACAATCCTACAACGTTTAGAatgaaagaagacgacATCAACACTCCTGGAAGCACTGCTTCAAATGCTACGGACAAGGTCTCACACAAGCGGGATGACTCGACTTCTAGTAACCAAAGACCGGTGCTAAGAGTCCAAATTCCAACTGATGCCAAGAGTAATTCACTGAATAACAAGAGCTCCATCAACGATAGTGCCCGTACCATTACTGCCATCGACACCAACATGCAAAATACGTCT AACAATCTtaacatcaacaataatcATATTAACCAGAATCATAACCAAAATCATACTAATAATAGTAACTTGCCGAACATCAACACCCCGAAATACTCGAGCTTTGCATCGTTCAGATCACCTGATTCACGTAAACCAACGCTACCTCTACCTATACAATCAAAGTCACAGACTTCATCACCTGCCAGTGCCACGGCTCCTCCTTTGCCAATCGTTAATAACGGAGCCAACATGGCCATTAACAGTAATGTAGCCAACCCTAACGCCATGTACTACTCATCTATACCCCAGGGATCACCGTCAAATCCATATCCCAATGGAATTCTCCCAACACCCATACTTAACCAGGTATTCAACCAACAGTATGGTCAGCAGCTTGCGAATGGAAATGATCCTCATTCTGGGAATGCAAAGTTCCGACCTCCAATATTCACCAACTTACCCAACAACGTTGGAGAACAGACTCCTATTTCGGGACTTCCCTCGAGATATGTCAACGACATGTTTCCATCGCCTTCCAACTTCTACGCACCTCAAGATTGGCCTAGTGGAAACACTGGAATGACGCCCATCCATGCCAACATCCCTCAATACTTCATGAACATGTTACCCTCGGCCGGTCCGTCCAGCGCATTTCCGGGAAATCCAGGGACCAAGTTGCCTGCGAATGtacagcagcaacagaCATCTCCAGCTCCCGCAACAGTGCCTCCTAAAGACGGACCTCTTTCACCAACTATCTTCATGGGAACGAATGCGAAGATTAAGCTagaggagaagaaggataGTAAGTGA
- the AMD5 gene encoding amidase activity, which produces MLTDDWKVLAVKAQNIYEDSLKLTLELFPFDDPETLKVFNGLPSARGQSVTDFGSPAKFPIEEYLKKLPENVKAVTEKEPIELIRDLKAGKITAVEVLKCYYHAAIFASRLVNCVHEFLPVESLEAAKKLDADFSKSSQLPLFGLPVSIKEMIKFKGRPVTHGSLCYLDRIADDHGDMVKILYSNGAVPFVRTTNPQSLMMLECESLSHGRTVNPFNSDLTSGGSSGGEGAINGIHASPLGFGSDIGGSIRCPSAFNGIWGMRTTVGRLPCMDYYSCQRGSESILSVTGPLTRSLGLLELSIKTIIDSKPWLIDPSTSAIEWKTPKFGKKIRIGILSHDGICTPQPPIARALKEVKEKLSKLPNVELVEFKPYDHSRSFAILGHLYFEDGGADTRATLGTGEPLLEQTKWAIEGAKELTVHEIWKWNLEKQAYRKEYLQHWLSYNNDDGEELDGVIAPVFAGPAAKHRTAKYWGYTAQWNCVDYPVLVFPVTKVDPELDQPVKDYTPLNDHDKYNYEAYDSPESFLNAPVNLGVVGLRNTEEKLIEIGKVLKSILD; this is translated from the coding sequence atgCTTACTGACGATTGGAAAGTGCTTGCTGTCAAAGCCCAAAACATATATGAAGACTCCTTGAAATTGACCTTGGAACTTTTTCCCTTCGATGACCCGGAGACTTTGAAAGTTTTCAACGGTCTTCCTTCGGCTAGAGGACAGTCTGTTACTGATTTCGGTAGTCCTGCGAAATTTCCGATTGAAgagtacttgaagaaattgccCGAAAATGTCAAAGCTGTTACTGAAAAGGAGCCAATTGAACTTATTCGTGACTTGAAAGCTGGCAAGATCACTGCTGTTGAAGTATTGAAGTGCTACTACCATGCAGCTATCTTTGCTTCAAGATTAGTTAATTGTGTTCACGAATTCTTACCGGTTGAGAGTTTGGAAGCTGCTAAGAAGCTTGATGCTGATTTTTCCAAGTCGCTGCAATTGCCCTTATTTGGTTTACCTGTCTCTATCAAAGAAATGATCAAATTCAAGGGCCGTCCCGTTACTCATGGCTCCCTTTGCTATTTGGACAGAATTGCTGATGATCATGGAGATATGGTCAAAATCTTATATTCCAATGGTGCTGTTCCATTTGTTAGAACTACCAACCCTCAGTCTCTTATGATGCTTGAATGTGAATCTCTTTCTCATGGCAGGACCGTTAACCCATTCAACAGTGACTTGACCTCTGGTGGTTCATCAGGTGGTGAAGGTGCCATCAATGGTATACATGCCTCTCCCCTTGGATTCGGAAGTGATATTGGAGGAAGTATCAGATGTCCTTCAGCTTTCAATGGCATCTGGGGTATGAGAACAACCGTTGGTAGATTGCCATGTATGGACTACTACTCGTGCCAGAGGGGTTCAGAATCGATTCTTTCCGTCACTGGACCATTGACGAGGTCATTGGGTTTATTGGAATTATCTATAAAGACAATTATCGATTCAAAACCCTGGCTTATCGAtccatctacttctgcaATCGAGTGGAAGACTCCAAAGTTCGGTAAGAAGATAAGAATCGGGATCCTATCTCATGACGGTATTTGTACTCCACAACCACCTATTGCTAGGGCACTTAAGGAAGTTAAGGAAAAGCTTAGCAAACTTCCTAATGTGGAGTTGGTCGAATTCAAACCTTATGACCATAGTAGGTCATTTGCTATTCTTGGCCATTTGTACTTCGAAGATGGTGGAGCAGATACCAGAGCTACTTTGGGTACTGGTGAAcctcttcttgaacaaacaAAATGGGCCATTGAGGGAGCAAAGGAATTGACTGTACATGAAATCTGGAAGtggaacttggaaaagcaGGCATATAGAAAGGAATACCTTCAGCACTGGTTGTCTTACAACAATGACgatggagaagaattggacGGGGTTATAGCTCCAGTTTTTGCTGGTCCAGCGGCCAAACACAGAACCGCAAAGTACTGGGGATACACAGCTCAGTGGAACTGTGTGGACTATCCAGTATTGGTTTTCCCAGTCACcaaagttgatccagaactCGATCAGCCAGTTAAGGATTACACACCCTTAAACGACCATGATAAGTATAACTACGAGGCATATGATTCTCCTGAGAGTTTTCTTAATGCTCCTGTCAACCTAGGTGTGGTTGGCTTGAGAAATACTgaggagaagttgattgaaatAGGAAAAGTGTTGAAGTCTATCTTGGATTGA
- a CDS encoding predicted protein, translating into PRNVVDDLHEIQQERSVRMLKPLSTSSPIRQGLSSSSPIAPRNRTYHHHQDEIDSRCKTVNLRNKHNKLRQVRNQYKQDKIMLQRSRVNDLQFQEDFKKKYDLDYNEMVAGYDLDQLIEDERESEAQYAEIVAYERELEIMAMEEELEIAEMLEMMNIADA; encoded by the coding sequence CCTAGAAATGTCGTAGACGATCTCCACGAGATCCAGCAAGAGAGATCAGTACGGATGCTCAAACCATTGTCAACGTCTTCTCCTATACGGCAGGGACTTTCGTCGTCATCACCAATTGCACCTAGAAACAGAACATATCATCACCACCAAGACGAAATCGATAGCAGATGCAAAACAGTGAATTTGCGCAATAAACACAACAAACTCCGCCAGGTGCGGAACCAATATAAGCAGGATAAGATCATGTTGCAGCGTAGTAGAGTCAACGACCTCCAGTTCCAggaagatttcaagaaaaagtaCGATCTTGACTACAACGAAATGGTAGCAGGATACGACTTGGATCAGCTCATAGAGGATGAGCGAGAGTCTGAGGCTCAATACGCAGAAATTGTTGCCTATGAACGAGAACTCGAGATCATGGCCATGGAGGAAGAGCTCGAAATCGCAGAAATGCTTGAGATGATGAATATTGCTGATGCGTAA
- the BOT2 gene encoding Cell wall endo-beta-1,3-glucanase (Glycoside hydrolase, family 17 (BGL2) (SCW2)), which produces MEDINAEDLRPPRVRRSATDSHLLTEGFGLDSAEGRPVYKKLEAYKLTRSRSNNYFSSLSDSPNPEEWTSFQLSKQIETPKSSGHPLSAARYPSVLRHDKTPGVEKIELEVVSPLTENPSLATTSNISPNNNGAGGGYGIQKYSLPYSSLLSPIETNSKNGFSRFHEATTGIEEKESQNSPESFSRENEASKKFKLTRSSLLNFVLVGLIILLICAFVPPMVILSGGTKGSVSKFFRKEGNRNEMLPMLMEKYGYLNQSRPGISEVSYKVEKPEDPYLFGLAYSPINALEPRCGLTKNEAILDLLAMQTVTGRIRNYGMQCNQSELILDSIQSLNLNMKLAMGVWIGTSDKINDDQMRTMKSVLSRYPRNLFESIFVGNEVLFRGDKTTKQLLSYINETRQFVHSLGYDIPVGTSEIGSLINTELIEGCDIIGANIHPFFGGEEVEKGSEWTLDFLKYQIEPINSKNTTIVITEVGWPSSGGRYQKALASIPNLKYLLEDFPCKARASGYGYYFFEAFDEPWKKVFYSGKNKWETEWGIFDKDRKKKVDFKSFGC; this is translated from the coding sequence ATGGAAGATATAAACGCTGAAGATTTGCGCCCACCTCGGGTTCGGAGATCTGCCACGGATTCTCACCTCTTAACTGAAGGCTTTGGACTAGACTCTGCTGAAGGACGCCCAGTTTACAAAAAATTAGAAGCATACAAATTGACTCGCTCCAGATCTAACAACTACTTCCTGTCTTTATCTGACTCACCAAATCCAGAGGAGTggacttcttttcaattaaGCAAACAAATAGAAACTCCCAAATCTTCTGGTCATCCATTACTGGCAGCTAGGTATCCTTCTGTTCTCCGCCATGATAAAACACCAGGTGTGGAAAAAATAGAGCTAGAAGTAGTTTCTCCTTTAACAGAAAATCCTCTGCTTGCCACAACTTCAAATATCAGCCCTAATAACAATGGAGCCGGAGGGGGCTATGGTATACAGAAATATTCTCTTCCATATTCAAGTTTGTTGTCTCCCATAGAAACAAACTCCAAAAATGGATTTTCGAGATTTCACGAAGCAACTACCggcattgaagaaaaggaatctCAGAACTCTCCGGAGAGCTTTTCCAGAGAAAATGAAGCTAGTAAAAAGTTCAAATTGACAAGGCTGCTGCTTCTTAATTTTGTACTTGTTGGATTAATTATTCTCTTAATATGTGCGTTCGTCCCACCAATGGTAATACTTTCCGGTGGTACAAAAGGTAGCGTTCTGAAATTCTTTAGAAAAGAAGGCAACAGGAATGAAATGCTTCCAATGTTGATGGAAAAGTATGGCTACTTGAATCAATCAAGACCAGGAATCAGTGAAGTGTCTTATAAGGTTGAGAAGCCAGAGGATCCCTATTTGTTTGGTTTAGCATACTCTCCTATAAACGCTTTGGAACCAAGGTGTGGGCTAACTAAGAATGAGGCTATTCTTGATCTATTGGCAATGCAAACTGTCACAGGGAGAATAAGAAACTACGGAATGCAGTGTAATCAGTCTGAGTTGATTCTTGATTCAATCCAATCCCTCAACTTAAATATGAAATTAGCAATGGGAGTGTGGATAGGCACCAGTGATAAGATAAATGATGATCAGATGAGAACAATGAAATCTGTGCTTTCTAGATATCCTAGGAATCTCTTTGAATCTATCTTTGTGGGAAATGAAGTATTGTTCAGAGGGGACAAAACAACAAAGCAATTACTCAGCTATATTAATGAAACAAGACAATTTGTCCACTCCTTGGGTTATGATATACCAGTTGGGACATCTGAAATTGGGTCCTTGATCAACACTGAACTTATTGAGGGCTGTGATATTATAGGTGCAAATATCCATCCTTTCTTCGGCggagaagaagtcgaaaaGGGAAGTGAATGGACCTTAGATTTCCTCAAGTACCAAATAGAGCCCATCAATTCTAAAAACACAACTATTGTTATTACAGAAGTTGGATGGCCCAGTAGCGGAGGAAGATATCAGAAGGCACTAGCTAGTATTCCCAACTTAAAGTATCTTTTGGAGGACTTCCCATGCAAGGCAAGGGCAAGTGGATATGGATATTATTTCTTTGAGGCTTTTGATGAaccttggaagaaagtaTTCTATTCCGGAAAAAATAAATGGGAGACCGAATGGGGAATATTTGATAAagatagaaagaaaaaagttGACTTCAAGAGTTTTGGATGTTGA